catgtacacccaacaatagaatatcatcatagtaaataaaagctatatttgacagttcaaaaataggagtgctccgatcgttaccaaacttaacaggattactcgccaggtcaatccggagattctctaaaagtttcattgaaatcggtccagccgtttcggagcctatacccACAcagtttctcttttatatatatagaagattaatgtattattatgtaattaaattaaactgattgCTAGTTAACAAGGACATTTATTTAGTAGTAAATGTACTGAGACCGCCGATGCGTGAATTCTAGTGCCGGCCACGTAAGTTGTGCTCGCGGTGCCCGCGACTCGCAGACCGGTTTCGATGCATACATGTGGACCTCGAACAGGGGTAGTACTAGAGTAATACAACTGTTAAAAGAagacttcagcgatatattgataccactttgcttcttaccgaaataaactattttttttatatgaatagtCTTTTGATACGTGGAATACGgttgaatataatagaataatagaatagaatagaataagttttattgctttaaccgtATGCCTTGTTTTGGTGTTGTAAGTGGGAGTAGTTCTAACAGCttgccactttctggcgtgcaattttcttaaatatttagagtttatattacaaattcctataaaaattaaaattttaaactttagacactaactaggaactgtcacaaaaatattcgttaatattataatacgccttacttattaaccaaattcttaacctatttttaaaaacatttcccTCTAATTATTTTGCCATGAGTGGTaaatggttaatttttttttgtttaaagataatatttatttatttaagttgcgAATAAGAGATACGGCATAATATGGTGAGCTGAAAGACACTTATCAACAGTAAATATATCAAAGCAGCAAACAAAGGTAGAACCAGCTGAGGGTGAAACCCAgattattgtataatattttatccgTGATATACTTATTTGCAGGAGGAGAAGAAATCTCTAAAAGAAAGACTACAAGCGATACAGGAAGTAACGCAGACTGTACAGAACGCGATAGGTTACGTTGCTTCTCTGGGGGAAGCTGTCAAAAAGTAAGTTACATTGTAGATAGGCATTAAGTCGGTAGTTGATATGTAAAATGGACAAATCCTTCTCCAATACGATCCATGAAGAAGTCTATAGGGTTTTTATGCTTTTATGCATGCATTTTCTCTCCACTCGTTATTGTGTGCAGTGGccctaataaattattttacagacGAGCATCACTATATGATATTGATTCATTCATTAGAAATCTTTTGACGGCTTTTAGTCTTTTGTAAAGACTTCCACAAGGCACGTTCTTGTGCTGCATGTGTCCAGCGACTCCAAGCGGCAGACTCATCTAAATGTCGTTCCCAACGCCAATTCACCACTTCAGCTCCTTAGGACGACAAATGTCCAAGGGTCTCCCGTGGTTGCATccattaatataacaaattcaaACGTTGCGCAGTCCCCATATTCAGTTGCCTTAAAACTCTGAAGTACCTAGTCATGTTTTGCTATGGCACTAACTCTCTTagtatttcttataattaacTTGCGTAATCtagtacatattataattattattgtttagtaggtacgcaataatattatttattttatttcaaaattcaaaattcatttatttcaagtaggcctaatatatgcacttttgaaacgtcaagtctgtctttttgtagtgactctactaccggtttggagagcagattctaccgagaagaagccggcaagaaactcagcgaaTTTAATcctaatacatttattttacccGCCGAATGTTCTTCCaaagagtttttaaattaatgttttctctGTTACAGCCTGATGAACTTTACGGTGCCATATCTTAGTTATATAGCGATAATAATGCTAGTAGGAGCGATGTGTGTGCTATACTTGATACCTTTAAGATATCTTCTCATGGCGTGGGGTAAGTTTTTCTTGGCCTTAATTCTGTATTATATTCCAATAGTAAAATAATcttaagacaaaaaaaatatcatttttttaaagcgataaaaatatataaggacAAAAAATGAGTTCCGTGCggaattacctacctacttttgaTTTCCATTCcttaatgaataaatgtatgcCAAATAGAacaaatttatcaaataaataaatttataacattttaatgtcATAGTGTATATAGGGCTTTATTGTTGGTCATGTGCTACACGTGTCGAGTAGTTGTGATTCGTTTGTTTCATCCAAACATTTTGGAATCCAATTCTGCACAATCGGTCAAACCATATatatagtgttgcccaaatgcaagaacaagacgagacttagccagtcttggtcttggtcttgcgccaatacacctggtcttggtcttggtcttggtcttgcgctcccagtcttggtcttggtcttggtcttgcagcaagagtcttgcaagtcttgcaattacctattagtctattactatttattaaagtttactttaaatcttagaaaaacgtattagaattggaacattgtgagcttgaattaacatagccatagtaaagatcaagcagattaataaataactgaagatttgataagaaattcgaaaaatcaactgacctatatgtcgttttccatggaagtaactgtttcttaataaacatttatgatttataagcttacatttgctaaaacatgtaaaaaaacaaattaattacaataacttgactgtattttaaagaacaatacttatctgtctagaaagagattgaaccctcaacttataagaaatttaataaaagagttttacgatttatcatttatttgaataaagctgaagagttcgtttgtatgtttgatgacagaagttttaaaataaataaataaatcctgaacgtcactatacctccaaagttactattcctcgtggacgaagtcgcgggcacagctagtaaatacttactctcatcatctctctcagagatattcgaacacttttttgctattttttcttgtaaaaacttaagaaatataatgactaaatgtacaataatagtacctaagtaattagtttaaaaccatataagtaatcaatattataattacttactagaatgaattattatgacatctactacctatcctcaccattttatcctaatcataatactacttgcgtgatcagtataatgtattcattttcattctaagcactctgaaacttatttattctttggaacacctgtaggtactcttaaaattcgaaattattttgcatgaatagtgtcaaatgttatgatttcggcgcggcggcaacgattgttttagatttcaaaagaagccgccggcgcgtgtatcataaccatgtacttccgaaaagcggcaaatttctttgagaagtaagtacaaaacctttgatgccgcattatcaaagtgccgatggttaaaacataactatgcatgcactcagtttgattttaatagatatttttttattcgctatgtttatggtattagtcgtaatgcgcataggtccagtttttcatattctttgatatagttttttgcgtctcatagaattcctaagcgtacctacctacctatacaccgaactgttacacctaactactccgtgaaatagcgctaagtcctagctgcaagacgcaagagtcttgcaggctatgtcttgttcttgctcaagtcttgcacggtcagtcttggtcttggtcttgctaaaaatacgcggtcttgttcttggtcttggtcttgcaaaaacgcaagaacaagaccaagactgcaagaccaagactgaatttgggcaacactacatATATACGCCGCCTATGAGAATGCGTGTGAAGTGGACGTAATTTCGAACTTTAACCTATCTTTAGCATAATATTGTTgtgtcttaataaataaataatataactctgtgcttttttacttttcaggtattaataaatttactagaAAGATTCTGCGACCACATACAATACCAAACAATGAAGTACTCGACTTATTATCGAGGATTCCCGACGATGAAACTttagtaagttttattattataaaatgaacatCAATAAGTTATGACGTTCATTGAATTACAACATTATTTGTGAAGAAATAGCACAAAACAGGCTTTAATATGCATACTGACAAACACATCACATGTTCGGGCCAATCCTGTTTCTCCGTTGtcaccaaatttagctagccactgtggaaGTTATTACTAAATAATGCGTTAAATTCATATTCTGCATTCTGTGAAAACATCTGTCGTCTGTATCGGACCTAATAAGCTTAATAAGACCCTGTATTCTGTAACTTTCCTTACAATCGCCAATCGGTTGCAACAATGAATggtgatattattaaattacgtTTTCATCAAAATTATTAACTCTTCTGAGACTTCTAAGAGACATATCCAAGATTTATTGTTCCAATATAGAAGTAAATCAAAACAATGGTTTAAATAGGTACAAAAGTGTTTATACAATACTCAAAAATTGTTAGCAATATTACAACAAAGATATGATACAAATGAATATTTGTACTCATTTAAATTGATGCGTTTTCATTTTCTTGAAGTTTACGTCTACGCCAGTGTTGCTagttattttaatcattttcattttctacTGTTgctgaaatatattttaaatctacATACATATTGAACTGGCTATTTGTCTGTTTCAGTTGGATATCAGAGAACTGAAGCCTCATGCACCGAGCGAACACAGGCGAGATGCAAGAAAGAAACATAAAGCATCATAACGCACAATATCTTTGTATGAATGAGTTTAAGCggctaaataatatttttttttttggcagatTTTCCAATAACCGTTAAGTATTTCATCAGTAGAAATCAAAGTTATAAACAACCCTATTTGAATTATATCTCAGAACCGCTTAATAATTTCATACTTCAATGAAGTATAAAACGTTCAAACTATAATTACCTCTATTTTTTCTGAATAAGACTATAGCATTAACAAGTTAGCGCCAAATATCGGTGCTGTAATAAAAAGTGAGAGATCCCATAATATTGGTAGTTTTGATAGTACTTTTTCTTTGTACaagttactattattatttgtaaagaaaaagGAACCAAActacatacaattaaaaaaagagtaaaatgtGTACAGTACCTGTTTTAGACGtccattaaatattttgttataaattactaGTGTAGATagttaaataatcaaaaaagtGTTTGATTATACCTGTTAACTGAGAAAATAGAAAATTTGGGAAGCTAATGTTATGTCCATTtatgtaaagaaaataattaaaattaaaatataagtaggtactagtAAAAATCATGGCAAAGGTggcattttttgttaaaattctcTGTAATAGTTAGGTACTTTCAAATCTCACATTTTCAAGTGctaaaattttatatgtaatacaTCTACTTTATATTGTACCTTCAATACTAATACTATTTTCTATAATGTTTCTATCTATCACGATTAACACTAattacttcaatattattcaaattgCGTGGTATAAACtgtgatttataaaatataatattacaaataatattgtattgttgCATGACAGaaattagttataaaataacatttgaaacaccaattattttagttttataagtaggtttaacattatagtatttttaaaattactattattCACATCTTCACTAGGTTCGCtagtttgtttaatattataatatactatattattataggaaGACATACCCTCCCAAAATATGTATCATATATCATTGCATTTATTGTAAGTGAAAtactttatgataaaataaactaaatagttCATGTTAAAAATGTAGATAGAAATTTTTAAAGTATACCATAGTTTTGTAAGaaatgttatgtttttgttGATGTTGATATGCAATACTATAGactattgaaataaatacatagaaacattgtcattagaaaaactGCAATAGCATAAGACTGAGACCAATCTCATTTAATACTATTcagactaataataataaagtctaataataatattagactTTTCATCGACAATTAAAAACGGAGTCAAAGTACCTATTTGaaatttatacctacttatatatatatatatatatctttgtcATATATATTTAGCAGTtttagcataggtactatgtaatgcttacttatttatatactcaTAACTAAATAGTTAGGTACCGGTAGTTAGgttataactaatttatttatcaccaaagTTTTGAATTAACATAGGTAAATTATCAAAAACGTACAAACACATTTCTTCAATATATCTACAActcttaaaacttatttttgctaaaaatatcttcattataatcataaatgtctataaagctaaaaatataacaatgagtaataataatttaaaaatctaacatttccaatgaaattataaacagatGTAATAAGTTTGacatttttatcaaattctAGTCATGCTTTGTTAACATTCGTTCCTgataatttaatctttttagTTTGCAAAACTGCACATCTAAGCACTGTTGCTATTAGAACGCACATCGTGCacattttatagtaattaatagGTACATTTGCATTATTGCGACATattgtgatataaaataaaatagttttcttttatttaagaaatatcaAATAGACCCCCGTTTTGTCTGTTAGTCTTCCAAGTCATTGGTGGTGACGATCAATcacaaaatttgtaattttttacttagattataatataattttgccaATCATTAATCATAACTAATTTGGTTAACGACGTCACTTTAATGTTATCATCGCTCATACATACTTCATTTAAATGGAAAAACCGTATTGTATACcaattacacattttttaatcgAGTACCACATTTATAATTCACCTTCTATTGTTTAAAGTTAATCTTAAGACACAAAGTGATGATCAATGTTAACGCTTttcaatttttaagaaaattaaaatttttatatcattacatttttggttttattttaattatacctatcaatatatatatacctatcaGTGATATTTTTGGTTAGTCTAGTCATTCATTATTGCAAATCAAACCTTATGTAATTTTAGGTAGCTAATTTTTTgttaaggtatttaaaaaatatatatagtctCGAAGTTATGAAATACCGTATCAAACACTCCTATTACTTTATAAAGCATTGGCTGAATCTATCATATCTTATGGGCTGTCAAGTTATGGAAGAACCTTTAAAATTTACCTTGATAAAATGTTTACCCTTCAACTGCGAATTCTAAAAGAATTAGCtcccaaaaaaattaattacttcgGAGCAGATTACCGtaaattatttgcattttgtaaaataatcccTATTCACGAGAAAACTGAATTAGCATTGTTAAATGAGGaatattttacagaaaacttacaaaaagttttattcaataCGAAGATGTGACAAACTAAAagttactaaatataataatctgtATGGTAAAAGACGATTGCTATACGTTATACCTTACTTAATTAACCAGCTTTCTATAGAGCATAacgaagaaaaatattaagtacaaacttaaacaacattatatagatcttataacaaacaaatatatttaatgacaaaatatgagaaaaaattaaaaacatcctgTACATGTATAGTGAAGGAATGTGAACGCACTTCGTTCCTACCTATactgagttatataaattatggaacgtaaacaaaaggtttttattgTTGTCGGTCTACCcgcattctaaatggtaatgtgaataagtaacgattttgtagcattCATTGTgattgttaatatattaatctattagagTAACAAAGCAAAAGTTTGTCAACGGCTAGGTGTACGGAAAAaatcttttgagtttatgcttacgactttaaattaagacctgtgatgtatattatgtgtaatgagttaataaataaaataaaataaataaaaaagtgggcatgggctaaataaaaaaaattacattaagaaATGCTATCACACAATGTTTACCaacaaatgaataattaatcTTTCGACTATTTTGGTTTCTTTAACAAAAGCACTGCAACGTACCTAAACGAGAGATTGAGCCCGCATAGTTCACACACTATGCGACACAAAAATACTGTCGGTGAACTAGAAAGCCTGGACTAGActaggtacataatatttattgcaaGGAAGGAAaggaagtaggtacataatatttattgtaaggtGGTTGGTTCAGTACGAAATATAAAGTGTTTGTATCCTCGTTGGAAGAAATACAAATACTATACCTAGGAATTGACTTACCTATGTGATATAAAGAGATGCAATactataatttcattattttttaataaagaaactatATTCTGTCTTCATAGAAATTGGTAGAATTTAGACTTTTGAGCCATGCAACACCGTTACTATCTAGATCCGCCATTGTCATTTTATGATTTCTGTCATTTCATTGTCACCGTCACAAGTCACAACTCACATTTGTCAAACAGTCGTGGCTACAGATTTGCTGGAGTGCCAAATCCATTTCCATACATCCCAGACCGCTAAAAAAACAGCAAGATGACTTCCAAATTACAAGAATATAAAGACACTTTAGAGCGTAGTTTGACCGACAAAAGCAAACCTTGGACCAAGTTCTTTGAAAAAGCCGAAGCGAAGACCGGCGTTAATAGGGTCTACCTATTTGtcggtaagtttttttttcattggtgttgcgtttatttatatcctttagCTGGTCGTTTTGACTATTTTCTCACTTTATTATTGCAGGCTTGGTGGCGTTCACTggtttatatttagtatttgGATTCGGTGCGGAACTAATATGTAACAGTATAGGATTCGTCTACCCCGCCTATATGTCTATGAGAGCTTTGGAGTCACCTTCTAAGGACGATGATACGAAGTGGCTGACTTACTGGGTGGTTTACGCGTGCTTCTCCGTCGTGGAATACTTTTCCGATTTTATTGTTGGATGGTTCCCTCTCTACTGGTTGATCAAGGTTAGTAAAACATATGTTACTTATTAAACTGTTACACATTTCTTATCTTACTTACAGTGCCTGGTTAACTACTCAGTGCCCACAGCAATCACATGGGCCCTATCTGCTAGAAAACTAGTATCagtctttagtttttttttactatttttttaaaacaaggtGTAAATGGAGTACAAATATGTTCAAAAATCGAAAgagtatgaataaaataaccaAAGGTATTATTATTGGGCAGGGTATTcatatatgttataaaataaataattgcttaaTTTGCTTATGGGCTAATTTAGAACTTATCCCAGAGCGTAGGACCACAGTGGAGCTGCTCTGTTGTACACAAGTcttttaactaaactaaattgataagTAGTCAAGTAGTAGTGCTGCCCTTACATATTAACCCGTGTTAAAGAACAGTGCTGTTAAATTAGTTCAGTTTAGAAGTTGATGTACAACTTAATTGGAACCAGTGTCTTCTTTCTAATAATCAGATTGACAAAAACTTCACCTagtatttcaattcaattcctGTGCACAGTTTTTATCTGTGACAattgggcacaaggtacttcgatGACTTCTAGAAGGAGAAGGCAGGAAGGAGACTGGttggttaaaataattaaaagttaattttgaatatgtacctCCAAAGAAATACATATGTAGAACGTTATTTAACTAATTGtacaatttaaactttttaagtatttcttatttatgttCAGTAATTTCAACTGACTagatatttaaaactagctgttgcccgcgactttgtctgcatttcattttgtttttttatgtggcattcaatttagttgtagttctaaaaaaaatttaagtattcagtatagctaagccttatgagaggtttgctgctgtctgctgaggagttctgtcctctatctccaaccacattcatcagatttacacagtttgggcaaaattaaacatacctatattataacctctatagtacaaaaataattatttaaatctgttataatttgtcggagttatggtgtatcgtcaaacactttcatccccactCCTAAaagaaccaagcttaatgtccagataaaaagtatcctatctcactcttccaagaatatgtgtacaaagttacatgaggatcggttaagtagtttttgtgtgaaagtgtaacaaacaaacttacattgacatttataatactagtagggATTATATCTGAACTAATAATGAAAAGCTGATAAGCTTAGCTAACCTAAGGAAGAACTAAtctgataaaaaattattaagctGTAGCTTATGTATTGAGAGCAAGTTAAGAATTTCATAAACCATAGTTATAAACTCACATGTAAACCTCAATACGCATCAGGTATatactatagtttacattatacACCACAGTGACATTCACTAACACAGCCGGGcatgtaagtttaaaaaaactccTTAATGTTCTACAAATCTGAAATTTTCaacatataatacaaaatatgacaTAGCAACATAGTAGTATTACAAGAAAGTAATTTTTTCCACTCCCACAACAACAAGACACAATTGTCAAGGTCAGGTATGCATGAATCACTAATGATATTTTGATAACTAATTCTATGATAAACATTTAAGTTAACTGGACTTTAAGGATTTATTTAAGAACATTTAACAGCTGCGGTACAATTGTTTACTTTTTCTAAACATTAAacctttaaaatgtataaaggtatgcaaaagtgagtttgtttatttgttacctaccTAATTACACAATTGAGAttctccgcaaaaagcaggagaatctgtatggtgtaatttataatttcttagcaaattaagctatgttttcataatataccattGTTGTCGAAATTTTGGATAAATGTACTTTGCACTATGGTTATTAATTCACATGGGACAGTTTTTAGCCTAGGAAATCTAAAAGGTTCTgctacctttaaaaaaaaaatcaaagcaaATGTGGTTGAACTGCTAATCTGCATTGGAGTTCCACAGAAAGCCTTCGTGCTAAACGCCTTTCTAAGAAAGAGACAACCTGTGTCCATAAGTAGGATATTAATAGGCTGAAgatcataaattaaaatgtacagcagatatatttattttaatatattcataagaTATTGCAACAAAGTAGAGCAAAACCTAAAGCAATACCATATTAACAATATAACAATTTATCTACACCTATTGTGTATGAGTTATGTATTGTATGATACTATTTTGTACCTTTGTTGGCACTTTTATCTTGAATCAGCATTCAAATAGATGAGATGACGATAACTCTAGATGAGTTAGACATATTATTGTTATCATAGAAAACATTATTTCTTATCTATGGTGCATCATTGAAATCTCTTATCCTTTTAAGCATGGATGTTATATATTTTCTGGATTATACTTAAAATCGTACAAATAGATTTTGGTATAACGCCAATTGGTATGGGGAATTCTTACATAGAAAATTAGTCCAGCTAGAAATTTGCACCCCATATACTAATGTGCCAGAGAGGCAACAATCTGGGTTATCAtcatgaatgaaatgaatgaatgaaattcacattattgtacaccaaattaaaaaaaaacaagcattaaaaaaatacacagttAAAATAGAGAAGAAAAGGtgcaataggcggccttatcgctcatcatcatcataccaacccattaccggcccactacaggacacagggGTTGAGggtgtagtctaccacgctggcccagtgcggattggtggcaaATATGGGTTATAAGGGTGGGCCTTCCTCCAACGCCTTATGAATTATTTTTGCTAAGAACATACCTGgaaacgccctacaaaagacctatgtccagctgtggacgtaaatcggttgatttgatgatgatgatgatgacttcttagaccaggatttGTATGTTACCTTTCGTAGTCTTGTTGagttaaagataaaagaaaaatatgcaCAAACTAGGTAGATACCGTAGCTTTATATGCACGTGATAAGcctcttttaatataatttttgatttatcgATTCGCTTAACATTTACGGTCATAAATCATTGTGATTTGTGTATTCGGTTCTCCTGTCAAGAAATATGTACCAATACTGTCATATACTGCAAAACATAGGTgcattaaataacaaattaggtgcttaaatactaaaataggtCCATCAGTCAAAACCACATTCATCATGGTCGCATTGCAGGTACCTATGTGAGAAAAAAACTTGAGTCGgattaagtatttgtttatttttaattatgctttaacgattttgttcattttcatTCACGGTTATAAAGCCTACCTACTAGCTATGCAAGAGTTTCCACTGTTGTTAATTAACTTAGTTAACGTCAATCGAATTAGATGAGTGCAGCGAGCAAAACTAGTGTGCGTGCTACGTCATGAGACCACAACCACG
This sequence is a window from Pararge aegeria chromosome 1, ilParAegt1.1, whole genome shotgun sequence. Protein-coding genes within it:
- the LOC120623259 gene encoding receptor expression-enhancing protein 5-like isoform X2 codes for the protein MTSKLQEYKDTLERSLTDKSKPWTKFFEKAEAKTGVNRVYLFVGLVAFTGLYLVFGFGAELICNSIGFVYPAYMSMRALESPSKDDDTKWLTYWVVYACFSVVEYFSDFIVGWFPLYWLIKCIFIIWCYLPTDYNGSLIIYHRIIRPYYQKHHSRIDDIANSARRLVADAVRKNN
- the LOC120623259 gene encoding receptor expression-enhancing protein 5-like isoform X3: MTSKLQEYKDTLERSLTDKSKPWTKFFEKAEAKTGVNRVYLFVGLVAFTGLYLVFGFGAELICNSIGFVYPAYMSMRALESPSKDDDTKWLTYWVVYACFSVVEYFSDFIVGWFPLYWLIKCIFIIWCYLPTDYNGSLIIYHRIIRPYYQKHHSRIDDIANSGKQE
- the LOC120623259 gene encoding receptor expression-enhancing protein 5-like isoform X1, with translation MTSKLQEYKDTLERSLTDKSKPWTKFFEKAEAKTGVNRVYLFVGLVAFTGLYLVFGFGAELICNSIGFVYPAYMSMRALESPSKDDDTKWLTYWVVYACFSVVEYFSDFIVGWFPLYWLIKCIFIIWCYLPTDYNGSLIIYHRIIRPYYQKHHSRIDDIANSDILDKLVQNANKHMDKTFGALNKKLSELHKD